The genomic window AAGACCTCCCAGGCGGTGACGAAGCCGGTCCCCTGAACCGCGATCGTGGTACCGACGCCGGCGAAAACGCCGGCCACGAGCGTCGGGAGCGCGGAGTAGCCGTAGAGTGCGAGACCGAAGGTCACGACCAGCGGCAGGAACACGAGCAGCGAGAGGTCGTACGTGCTCGCGAGGGCGGTCTGGATCTCGGCGACGCGGTCGGTGGGAACGGTCCCGCTGGCCTGCAGGCCGAGGACAGCGAAGATCGCGACGGAGATCCCGAAGGCGATGGCCGTCCCGGTCCGCATCCGGCGAATGTGGTCGTACAGCGACGTGTTCGTCACGCCGGCCGCGAGGTTAGTCGTGTCCGACAGCGGCGACTGTTTGTCGCCCGCGTAGGCGCCCGAGAGGACCGCGCCGACGGTCATCGCCGACGGGACGCCCAGGCCCTCACCGATCCCGACGAAGGCGACGCCGAGCGTCCCGACGGTCGTCCACGAGGAGCCGATCGAGAACGCCACGATCGCCGCCAGCATCGCCGCGACCGGGAGGAACACCGACGGCGACAGCAACTCGAGGCCGTAGTACATCATCGCCGGGATCGTGCCGGCGTCGACCCAGGTCGCGATCAGCGCGTAGATGGTGAAGATGATCAACAGCGCCTGCAGTCCCATCAGGAGGCTGTTGGCGATTCCGTCGTAGAGGTCCTCCCACGAGTAGCCCAGATAGTAACCGAAGGCGCCCGTGAAGACGATACTCCACAGCAGCGGAACGTGGGGGTCCAGCCCGAGCACGGCCGACCCCACGCCGAGGAAGAGGACGACGGCGAGCACCGGCACGAGCGCGAGCGCGACGGACGGCCGTCGCTCGGGCTCGAGGTCCTCGATCGTCGTCGGAGTGAAATCCAATGCCATCACCCGCTGTATGCGGCAGAGGAATAAAAGCGGCGTGCCTTATTATCAATAATAATTCATCGGAGAATGTCGACGGCCAGCTAACAGGTCCTCTCAGTGGTATTTTCGGACGGTACAGCGACGAACAACGGTGTGTATCGACGGCTAGCAGCGAACGGAACCGTCCACTGTCGATCAGTAGTATGCAGTATCGACCGGCGGCTAGCAGCGGCCGGCGATGAAACGGGAATCCGCCGACCGTGACGACGCGGAGACGATCGATCGAATCGACCCGGTCAGCGGCGGTCGTCCGCCGAGTCTCCACCGTCGGCGGCCTCGAGTTCCTCGAGATACCGCTCGGCGTCGTACTGGACGTACCCCGTGACGACGGCGATGACCGCGAGAACGAACAGCGGGACGCCGACGAGAACGACGAGCAGTCCCACCGCGGTGAGAAATTCGGGACTGACGAGCGCCAGAGCCATACCGGTCGGAGGCGCTCGAGCGATTTAGGCGTGCGGGTTCGCTTCGCAGTAGCTAGTAACACGGCTCGTTGCGCGGTATGCTCGAGCGGGAGAGTACCGAAATGAAGCGTCCTGCTATCGTGGCAACGGGGAGTTGCCACTCCCTCCCCAGCCGATTCGCTCCCTTCGGTCGCTCATCCACTGGAAGACGCTTCGCGTCTTCCAAGCCTCTGTTCGCTATGCTCACAGAGACCTCGCACGATGGTATCGATCGATCCTCACTGTTGCTCACGGGTCACTTCGTTCCCCGTTCGCTTTTCGAGGTGCGAACGAAGTGAGCACCTCGCTTCGTTCGGACACGATCAACAGCGCGCGCCACCGTACGCCAGACCTGTCGTCTGACACGGACTGTAGATCGTCTGAGTAAACGATGTTCCGTAGCCGCTTAGTCTCGAGCGGAGAAGGCACTCAGGTTCGACTGTAGTCCCGCCGCGAGTTCGGACTTCCGTCGGAGGCGGTCGTGGGAGACCGGCAACTGCGTCGCGACCTCGGCGACCGCCTGATGGAAGGTCTCCGACTCGCCGTACTCGCCGTCGAAGGCGTTGCGCACGCTCTCGCGGACCTGCCAGACGCCGACGGGCGCCCAGTAGTCGTCGCTCACCTCCCGGAGGACCAGACACTTCGCCTGCCGGCCGATCGACTCGAGGTGCTCCAAGACGGCCAGTCGGGCGGCGTAGTAGGCGCCGGCGGTCTCCTCGACGTAGCCCGACCGGCCCTCGAACCCCTCGCTGGCGCTGGCCATCCAGGTGTTCCCCTCCGGATCGGGGTTCCAGATGCTGCCGGGCGCCTTCATCTCGACGAGTTCGAACTCCCAGTTGCCCGGCGCGAGGACGATCCAGTAGCGGTTGCCCATGTACTCGTTGGCCCAGACCTGCACCTCGTCGATGCTGGGCGCGTTCCGAATGCGGCCGCGCAGGAACTGGCCGACGGTGTCGTCGACCGCGGTGATCGACCACCGGGTCGGGACGAGCCGTCGCTGCTCGGTCTCGCCGAGCGCGCCGGCCGAGAGGATCGAGTTGATGTCGTAGACGTCGAAGCCCCGGCGATAGAGGTAGGTCATCGCGCCCTGGGCCTGCCAGTCGTCGTCCTCGAGGGTCTTCTTGACCGGCTTCGGGACGTAGGGGTTCTCCCGCAACTCGGCGTTGCGAGCGTTGGCGCGGGGGCCGCGGGGCGTCGCGACGTCCGTGCCGGTGTCGAGGCCCAGATCGGGCGTGTCGTCGAGCCCGATCTCGAGGTCGACCGGCCGATCCGCGATGGCGACCTCGCGCTGGACGCCGACGAAGCCCTCCCAGGCGTCGTGGACGTTGGGCGTCAGCCGACTCGCGATGGACGGCGAGTCCACGTTCGCGCGCTTGTTGGAGTTCAGCAGCCCCGTTCGACGCTGGAGGACGTCCGGGATGTCGTACCCCTGCTGGTACCACTTCCCGTCGGTGACGTACTCCTCGGCGGCGTCCTCGTCGCCGACCGGCGAGAGCACCCCCACGGGGATGTCCGGATAGTTCGACCGCCCGACGAAGATCGAGGGGGCCGTCGAGCCCACGAGGGAATCGCCGGACAGCGACCGCTCGAAGTTCCGCTCGAACTCCTCGAGGTGATCCGTGATCTCGTAGGACTTCTCCTTGGCGAGGCGCCGCCGCTTCGCCTCCTCATCGGGCTCTAACTCCTCGATGTAGTCGTCGAGGCGCATTCACTCGTCGTAGGGGCCGGGTTCGCTTGAATGTTGCATCTCGAGGGCGGATCGGCGGCAGAATGTCAGAGGCAGAGGTCCGGCCTGGCTTGGCACCCACCGAACCTCATCCCCTTCTTTCGCGGGGAACGTAAAGTATCCAGATGCGGATTTTCTGACTGCGAAAATACCCCGATCCCGCCGCGGCGGCGCCGCCCATATTCCTCCCCCGTTTCAGTGCGTTCCTCGAGAGCCCTCGAAAGACAACCGTTAAAAACGCCGGGCGGAAAGGAAGGGGTATGAGTACGACCGACGAAAGCCAGAGGCGCTCGTGCGTCTCCTGTGGGCTCAACATCGCCGGCACAAACGCCGCGGCGTTCAAGTGTCCCGACTGCGGCGCCCAGATCTACCGCTGTGCCAAGTGCCGCAAGCAGAGCAACCTCTACGAGTGTCCCGACTGCGGGTTCACCGGTCCGTAATAACCATGGGAAAGGTAGCTGCGAAAATCAAGGTCATGCCGAACAGCCCCGAAATCGACCTGGACGCCCTCCAGGAACGCCTCGAGAGCACGCTCCCCGAGGGCGCCAAGATCAACGGCGTCGAACGCGAGGAAGTCGCGTTCGGTCTCGTCGCGCTCTACCCGACCGTGATCGTCCCCGACGGCGCGGGCGGCACGGAGGCCGTCGAGGAAGGCTTCTCGGACGTCGAGGGCGTCGAGAGCGTCGGCGTCGAGAACGTCGGCCGTATCTGAACTGAACCGGCACTCGATCGAGTTCGACTTTTCGGAGCCGACACCGCGCTGAGCCGCTGGGCCGCCGATTCGGTGGCCCGATTCCGGCAGGGTGTCACAATCCTTACCACGGTGTCCGTGAAACGTGACGGTCGTGAACGCGCTGTCGGATCCCACCAGGCGGCGGTGGCTCGCGTGGGCCGCGCTGGCGACCGTCTTCCTGCTCGTCAATCTCCACCGGCTGTCGACGGCCGTCCTGTCGGACCGGCTGACCGACGCGTTCGGCACGACGGCGGCCCAGCTCGGGACGCTCCACGCCGCCTTCTTCCTCGTCTACGCGGTCGCCCAGATCCCGACCGGCGTGCTCGCCGACCGGTTCGGACCTCGATACGTCGGCTCGATCGGCGGGTTCGTCCTGAGCCTCGGCGCCGTCGGCTTCGCGCTGAGCGACAGCTACCTCGCGGCCGTCGCCTCGCGCGCGCTCATCGGTCTCGGTAGCGCCGTCATCTTCGTCACGATCCTCCGATTCTGCGCCAACTGGTACCGCGCCGACGAGTTCGCGACGATGACTGGACTGACTGGCAGCGTCGCCGGACTCGGTGCGATCCTCGCGACCGCGCCGCTGGCGGTCACCGTCGACGCGCTGGGGTGGCGGACCGTGCTGGCCGGCCTGGCCGCCGTCGGCTTCGTCGCCGCCGGGGCCGTCTTCGCCGTCGCGCGCCGGTCGCCGGCCGCGGCGGGCCTCGAGCCCATCGCCGGCGTCCCGGAGCAGCCGTCGGTCACGCTGGCGGAGACCGCTGCCCACCTGCGAACGCTCGCCCGCGATCCCGATCAGTGGCTGCTATCAGCGGTTTTCTTCGCG from Haloterrigena sp. KLK7 includes these protein-coding regions:
- the nhaC gene encoding Na+/H+ antiporter NhaC, encoding MALDFTPTTIEDLEPERRPSVALALVPVLAVVLFLGVGSAVLGLDPHVPLLWSIVFTGAFGYYLGYSWEDLYDGIANSLLMGLQALLIIFTIYALIATWVDAGTIPAMMYYGLELLSPSVFLPVAAMLAAIVAFSIGSSWTTVGTLGVAFVGIGEGLGVPSAMTVGAVLSGAYAGDKQSPLSDTTNLAAGVTNTSLYDHIRRMRTGTAIAFGISVAIFAVLGLQASGTVPTDRVAEIQTALASTYDLSLLVFLPLVVTFGLALYGYSALPTLVAGVFAGVGTTIAVQGTGFVTAWEVFMSGTAPETGTELVNELLATGGLTGSAWTITVVVAALTLGGLLERTGVLAVLAHRLSQGVRSSGGLIAGTGVSAIAINVLTAQQYMSIVLPGMTLRNLYEEFGLDSDELSRAVEAAGTPTGALLPWHAGGVFMATATGVPTLEYAPFYLFGFLSPLVLFAMALSGIGIPTTHRTERAQTAD
- the nreA gene encoding DNA repair protein NreA; translation: MRLDDYIEELEPDEEAKRRRLAKEKSYEITDHLEEFERNFERSLSGDSLVGSTAPSIFVGRSNYPDIPVGVLSPVGDEDAAEEYVTDGKWYQQGYDIPDVLQRRTGLLNSNKRANVDSPSIASRLTPNVHDAWEGFVGVQREVAIADRPVDLEIGLDDTPDLGLDTGTDVATPRGPRANARNAELRENPYVPKPVKKTLEDDDWQAQGAMTYLYRRGFDVYDINSILSAGALGETEQRRLVPTRWSITAVDDTVGQFLRGRIRNAPSIDEVQVWANEYMGNRYWIVLAPGNWEFELVEMKAPGSIWNPDPEGNTWMASASEGFEGRSGYVEETAGAYYAARLAVLEHLESIGRQAKCLVLREVSDDYWAPVGVWQVRESVRNAFDGEYGESETFHQAVAEVATQLPVSHDRLRRKSELAAGLQSNLSAFSARD
- a CDS encoding HVO_2753 family zinc finger protein, which produces MSTTDESQRRSCVSCGLNIAGTNAAAFKCPDCGAQIYRCAKCRKQSNLYECPDCGFTGP
- a CDS encoding elongation factor 1-beta, with amino-acid sequence MGKVAAKIKVMPNSPEIDLDALQERLESTLPEGAKINGVEREEVAFGLVALYPTVIVPDGAGGTEAVEEGFSDVEGVESVGVENVGRI
- a CDS encoding MFS transporter, whose translation is MNALSDPTRRRWLAWAALATVFLLVNLHRLSTAVLSDRLTDAFGTTAAQLGTLHAAFFLVYAVAQIPTGVLADRFGPRYVGSIGGFVLSLGAVGFALSDSYLAAVASRALIGLGSAVIFVTILRFCANWYRADEFATMTGLTGSVAGLGAILATAPLAVTVDALGWRTVLAGLAAVGFVAAGAVFAVARRSPAAAGLEPIAGVPEQPSVTLAETAAHLRTLARDPDQWLLSAVFFAGNGAILTLIGLWGVPYLVVVYDLEVPTASSVTLLGSVGILVGPPAIGWVSDRLERRVLPMTVGVGLLTVALSAVPVFGRPPLAVTAVSYLACGVLFGAAMLSLSTVKDRYPPAASGVATATVNTAGFVGATILPTLMGLVLDAYRTGETVGGTVAYTQYGYRLAFGILAGTVAVAFCCSCWLLVRDRAAAAPSNPDRSSAR